The genomic region CGATGATCAGCGCCGAGATGCCGCGCCGCAGCGATTCGCTCGGCCGTTGCAGCGCCTCGCGCGAGACCGCCCCGTTGCGCAGCGCCACGAAGATGTGGATGGGAAGCAGGATCCACGCGATCTCGATCCCCAACGGCGCGAGCCAGCGCGCCGCACGCAACGAACCGCCGACCGCGAAGCCCGAGCGAATCGCCGCGCAATCGCACAGGATGACGCCGAAACAGAGCAGATACCTGATCCGGCGCTTATGGAACGAGGTGCTCAGCGCTTTCGCCTGATGCGGCGATTGGAGCGTTGCTGTGGTCGAATTTCCCACTTACCCAACCTGCCCGTCCGTAGCGCCCGAAGAAAAGCCACCCGCACCCTGCCGAGCGGGAGGGGCGAGCGACGAACATCTTCGCATCCAAAACCTTACTAGGGTCAGGACCCATTGATATGAGAAGCGCGATCTGATTCAGGCTCCGTGAGGAGACTGAGAATGAGCGACTTGTACTGGCTGACTGACGAGCAGATGGATCGTCTGCGCCCCTATTTTCCCAAGAGCCACGGCAAGCCGCGTGTTGACGATCGGCGGGTGTTGAGCGGCATCGTATTCGTGAACCGCAACGGGCTACGCTGGCGCGATGCGCCCAAGGAGTATGGCCCCCACAAGACGCTGTACAACCGGTGGAAGCGATGGGGCGATATGGGCGTGTTCCTTCGCATGATGGAAGGGCTGGCTGCTGAAGGCGCCGAACCAGCGACGATCATGATTGATGCGACCTATTTGAAGGCGCACCGCACAGCTTCGAGCCTGCGGGTTAAAAAGGGGATCTCGGGCGCCTGATCGGCCGCACCAAGGGCGGCATGAACACCAAGCTTCACGCCGTCACCGACGCCAACGGCCGCCCGCTCAGCTTCTTCATGACCGCCGGGCAGATCAGCGACTACACCGGAGCTACGGCTCTGTTGGACGACCTGCCCAAAGCGAAATGGCTGCTGGGTGACCGCGGCTATGACGCCGACTGGTTCAGAGAGGCTTTGCAGGCGAAGGGCATCAAGCCCTGCATTCCGGGCCGCAAATCTCGGCTGCAGCCCGTCAAATACGACAAGCGCCGGTACAGACGCCGTAACCGCATCGAGATCATGTTCGGCCGCCTCAAGGACTGGCGGCGCGTCGCCACACGCTACGACCGGTGCCCGCGGGTGTTCTTCTCTGCCATCGCACTCGCAGCCACCGTCATCTTCTGGCTCTGATCAACGAGTCCTGACCCTAGGCGGTTTGTGCTGTAGTGCAACCAAAGCGCGCGGTCATATCGACGCGCGCGACGCTCGCGTTGCCGCAGGGGCCGGTGAAGGAGGAGGTCAGCGTATCGCGATCGCTGCGGCCGTGGCGCCGATCAGCGACCACAGGAACGCCGTCGCGCCGACAAGAATCGCGAGGCGCTGGCGACGAGAAAGCGTCTTTTCCGCCGCCGCCGCCGCCGGATACGAGAAGGATTCGAGCAGCCGATCGTGCAGTTGCCGCGCGGGCGAGGCCGTCCAGGCCAAATCCCCAGTGGCGAGCGTCACGACAACCGGCTGTGCATCGCCGGAGGCGGCGCGGCTTGCGCCGGGACGCGGCTGCGGATCGAATTGTATCGCGGGCTGTGGCATCGCTACCTCCGCATGCCAGCTAGAACCCATTTCGCTAACGAAGGGTAAAGATTCGGCCGGTGTGGGCGGATCAGCGTGGCCGCGATGCCGCCCGCCGCGCCAGATGCTGCTCGATCACGTTCCACGAGCCGCTATCGACGAGGCCGAAATAGCCGCCGTTGCCGGGGCCGCTGGACAGATTGTAGAGGCAGGCGAGGCTGCCGCCGGCGGCGGCGAAGGCGGCGAGGTTCGCTTCCGTCACCCGGGCTGACGCTGGCGACCTGGTAATCGCCTCGAAGAAAGGTTTCACCAGCGATTGCTGCGCGGCGAAGGTTGGGATCGGATTAAGGTGAAGGTTACCTTCATAGGCGACCAGCTTCAGCCCGTGCGCCCGCGCTATCTCGCCTTGCCGTCGATAGACTGCCGCCATCGTAGCGACGCTCATCGCGCCGGCGCCGTCGGCGTGAAGCAGATTGTCGATCGCCGCGTCGATGTCGTTGCGCGGCGCCAGCGACGCGGTCGGTCCGCGAGCGTCGGTCAGCGTGCCGGTGACATAAGCGGCGATGATCCAGTCGGCAAAATCGCGCTCGCTGGCTCCGGCCCGGCGCACACCCTCCCACACCGCGTCCGCGCGATGCGGACTGACCGTTTGCGTGCCTATCACGACGCGGCAACCCGAGCCGCGCGCCAGCCGGGCGATCTGACCGGCACGAAAGCCGTAGAAGATGTCGCCCGACGTGCCCGCCCCCCAGCGCGCCGCCGCCTGTCGTTGCGCGTAACGCGCCTGCTCGAAGCCGAGGTTCCAGACTTCGTTGCTATATTCGATATACGGCGTCACGCCGCCAGCGGCGCGCAGCATCTCGATCATGCGCGTCACATAAGCGTCGGTCGCGAGATGTGGCACGCAGAGCCAGGGACGCGCGCCGATCCGCGCGGCGAGCTTTGCCATCACCTCGACCGGGACGCCGGGGGCATAGCTGCACGCCCCGACCGCCGGAAAAGTGTCGGACACCTGGCTGCCGTTGGTGCGCATCCAGTCCATGAAGCGTAGCGTGTCGAAGCCCTTGAGCTGAGCGAGGAATTCAGGAGCGAATATCTCCCCTTGGGCAAAGGCGGCCGCATCCTTCTGATGGATGAAGTGCATGAAGGTAGGCGGCTTGCGGATCGCGTCGATGATTATCTGCCGACCGCTCGGCGCCGGCCCGCGCACCTCGTAAACGACCGCGTCGCGCCGGCGCGAGACCAACGCGCCGCCCTGGAGCCGCACGTCCATATCCCCGTCGTGCATCAGCAGATAGGTGCCCGCCTCGCAGGGCAGCATGGCGGCGACGAAAGGCAGCCCGCCCAGCCCGGTCGGATAACCGAGCGCATCGAGCGGCGCGGGCGTGCCGTGTCTGTCCCACGGCGAGGACGCCTTCAGCCGGTCGATGAAGGCTGTCGTCGTCCAATAGCTGATCGGCGTCAGGTTGATGCCGAGCGCCGGACCGTCGCCGTCTGCCGGCGCGAGCGTTCCCGCGGCGGCATCGCCGGCGCCGGATGCATCCGACGGTGTCATCGCATTCTTCAGCGCGCGGCCGCCGACCAGATGCAGGGCGCCGGCCGCGACCGCTCCCGTGCCGGCCAGCAAGAGAAGCCGGCGATTCATTCCGTTGGTCGGCAAGGATTGATCCATCTTCTTCCGCTCGCTGACGTCGAGGAACGGGTAGCGCAACGCACGGCCCAATGCCATCGTCGCGTGCCCAGCCGGTGGATCGCCGTGACCACAGGCGCGACGCCGCGATATCGATTCGGGACAGGTGCTCGCCCGACGGCCGCGAATTCCTTTTCGCGCCTGCCGCAATTGGCTAGGGAGGCACGCAAGGAGATTTCGTATGTCGGTGCTGACATTCGCAGGTTCGGGATACAGTCGTTTCGACAAGCAGGAATGCGAGCGCGAAGGTGAGGCCCGAGCGGAAAGTTACCGGACGGCCGCGCCGTTCCCGCATATCGTGATCGACGATTTTCTTGATAAATCGCTGCTGCGCAATGTCGCCGCGCACTATCCGCCGATCGACAAGCAGCAATTCTTCGACCGCGACCAGGAACGGTTCAAATATCAGTTCCAGCCGGCGGCGATCGACGATCCCGTGGCGCTCAATCTCCTTGCCGAGTTGAATAGCGAGGCCTTTATCTCCTTCCTGGAGAAAATGACGGGGATAGAAGGGTTGATTCCGGACCCGTATTTTGTCGGCGGCGGATTGCACCTTACGCGTAAGGGCGGCCATCTCGGTGTGCATGCGGATTTCAACCTGCACAATATCCTCAAGCTGGAACGGCGGCTCAATCTTCTTGTCTATCTGAACGATGACTGGGACGAAGCCTGGGGCGGGTCGCTCGAGCTATGGGATCGGCAAATGAAGGCGTGCGAGGTGCGCGTCGCGCCGGATCTCGGGCGGGCAGTGGTGTTCAGCACGTCGCTCGACAGCTTCCACGGCCATCCCGATCCGCTTGCATGCCCCGACCACCGTGATCGGCGATCGATCGCCACTTATTATTACACGGCGTTCGACGCACGGGAGGGAATTGTCGAGCGGACCACCAATTTTCGCGCACGTCCCGGTACGGGCGATCGTGCCGATCGCGCCGTTTCGTTCCGGCATTTCGTCAACGATTGGGTGCCGCCGCGCCTGCAACGCTATGCCAACCGATTGAATCCCTTCACTTGAGGGATTGGCGGTTTAGGGGACGAGTGTGGCGGTAAGGCGATTGATGGCGGCCGGGCGCCCGATGTTGTCGCGCCGGCGGCTGATGGGGCCATCGGCGACGCTGATCGGCACCACGGTAGCGATGAACGTACTGCGCATCGGCAACACGATGGTGTTGACCCGGTTGCTGGCGCCGTCCGACTATGGCCTGATCGCGATCATCATGGCGATCTTCTTCGTGATCACCATGATCACCGATACCGGCTGCCAGGCGTTCATCGTCCGGCATGAGCGGGGGCTGGAGCGAGCGTTCCTCGATTCGGTCTGGACCATCCACGTGCTGCGCGGAGTGGCGAACGCCTTGCTGGCGATCGCGCTCGCCGTGCCGCTCGCGGCGCTGCTGGGCAAGCAGGCGCTCGCGCCGCTGATGGCGGTCGCCGCGATCAGCCTGGCGGTCGACGGCGCGGCGTCGCTGTCGTTGCTGACGGCGCTGCGACGGAAGATGGTGCGGAAATTGTCGATCGTCGATTTCGCGGCTTTCATCATTCAGCTTGTCGTAGGGTTGATCGCGGCATGGTTCCTGCGCAACGCATGGGCGATCGTCATCGCGATCATAGCCCAGAGCATCGCGCGCACGGCAGCCAGCTATCTAGTGTTCCCCGACGCGCGGCAGTCGTTCCGGCTCGACCGTCCGATATCAATTGAGTTGTGGCGGTTCTCGCGCATGATCGCGGCATCGAGCACGCTCACGCTCATCATCAGCCAGGTCGACCGGCTGGTGCTGGCGCGGCTGTTCTCGTTACAACAATTCGGCGTCTATTCGATCGCGGGTTCGCTTGCCTCGGCGCCCACCACGGTGGCGCAACTCTATGCCTCGCGAATCATGTATCCTGCATTGGCCGATACGTGGCGGGCCGCGCCCGAGCGGCTGCGCAAGACCTTCTACGGCATACGCGGGATTGTCTTCTACGGCTATCTGTTCGCCGCCGGCGGCCTGATCGGCTCGGCTTCGCTGCTGATCCGGTTGCTATATGATCCGCGCTACGCGGGTGCGGCGAGCTATCTCCATCTGTTGGCGATCACCACCGCGATGATCATGCTGACCAGGCCGATGAACGAGTTCCTCGTCGCGATCGGGCACGTCCGCGCGACGCTGGAAACCAATGTGGTGCGGGTCGGCTGGCTGTTGCTGGCCGCGCCGCTCGGCTATTTCGCGCTCGGCCCGATCGGAATCGTGGTCGCGCTCTCGCTGATCGAGTTTCCCGCTTACCTGTATGGGGCGTTTATGCTGGCGAAGTTGCGCCTCTATAGTCCCTCGCACGATCTGGGCGCTTTCGCGACCATCGCCGGGGGTGTGATCGCGGGCTATGCCGGCGCCACTGTTGGTCTCATGGTAATGGGAAGTCGGTAACCAGGCGAAGACCTTCTCTTTCGGAACATCGTGAAATGCACATCGCGCTATATTCGCCGGAACTGCCGTCCTCCGGCTCGGCCAATGGCATCGTCACCTATACCCGCATCATGCAGGCGGCGTTGAAGGCCGCCGGGCATCGCGCCACCGTGTTCGACCGTTTCGGAATCGAGCATGATGACGGAAGCATCGAGCAACTCGGCCCCGATTCGCGCATCGCCGCACGGATCGGCCGCTTGCGCGAGAGGATCGTAGGAAGATCGCCGGTGCGATGGCCGGTGCGGTTCCGGCATATCATCGAGCGGATTCATTCGCGCCATCCGATTGACGTGATCGAGATGGAGGAGAGCTTCGGCTTTGCGGGCCGGTTGGGCCTGGGGATACCGGTAGTTACCCGGCTGCACGGCCCGCATATATTCGGCAAGGATGAGCGCGAGCCGCCGCAAATAGCGCGTGTCAGCGCGGCCAGAATGGAAATTGAGCGACAGGCGTTGGTCGGCGCAAGCGGCATCACGTCGCCTTCGGCGCGGTTGCTTGACGATACGCTGGGTTATTACGGAATCTCTCCCACGCGCACCGCTTTTATCCAGAACCCGATGCCGCTCAGTGGAACGCCATGGTCAGTAGAAGGGGCACGGACCAATAATTTGCTATTCATCGGGCGGTTCGATTTGAGGAAGGGCGCGGATATCACCCTACGCGCGTTCGCCCTCGCGGCCAAAAAGGTAGATGATCTTTCGATCACGATGTGTGGACCAGATCGAGGTATAACGACTGATGATAACGAAAACATTAAATGCAAAGAATGGATTAATAAAAATATTGATAAAAAAATTGCGGGAAGAATAAAATTTCTCGGCGACA from Sphingomonas sp. CL5.1 harbors:
- a CDS encoding IS5 family transposase (programmed frameshift) — encoded protein: MSDLYWLTDEQMDRLRPYFPKSHGKPRVDDRRVLSGIVFVNRNGLRWRDAPKEYGPHKTLYNRWKRWGDMGVFLRMMEGLAAEGAEPATIMIDATYLKAHRTASSLRVKKGNLGRLIGRTKGGMNTKLHAVTDANGRPLSFFMTAGQISDYTGATALLDDLPKAKWLLGDRGYDADWFREALQAKGIKPCIPGRKSRLQPVKYDKRRYRRRNRIEIMFGRLKDWRRVATRYDRCPRVFFSAIALAATVIFWL
- a CDS encoding oligosaccharide flippase family protein; the protein is MAAGRPMLSRRRLMGPSATLIGTTVAMNVLRIGNTMVLTRLLAPSDYGLIAIIMAIFFVITMITDTGCQAFIVRHERGLERAFLDSVWTIHVLRGVANALLAIALAVPLAALLGKQALAPLMAVAAISLAVDGAASLSLLTALRRKMVRKLSIVDFAAFIIQLVVGLIAAWFLRNAWAIVIAIIAQSIARTAASYLVFPDARQSFRLDRPISIELWRFSRMIAASSTLTLIISQVDRLVLARLFSLQQFGVYSIAGSLASAPTTVAQLYASRIMYPALADTWRAAPERLRKTFYGIRGIVFYGYLFAAGGLIGSASLLIRLLYDPRYAGAASYLHLLAITTAMIMLTRPMNEFLVAIGHVRATLETNVVRVGWLLLAAPLGYFALGPIGIVVALSLIEFPAYLYGAFMLAKLRLYSPSHDLGAFATIAGGVIAGYAGATVGLMVMGSR
- a CDS encoding glycosyltransferase family 4 protein produces the protein MHIALYSPELPSSGSANGIVTYTRIMQAALKAAGHRATVFDRFGIEHDDGSIEQLGPDSRIAARIGRLRERIVGRSPVRWPVRFRHIIERIHSRHPIDVIEMEESFGFAGRLGLGIPVVTRLHGPHIFGKDEREPPQIARVSAARMEIERQALVGASGITSPSARLLDDTLGYYGISPTRTAFIQNPMPLSGTPWSVEGARTNNLLFIGRFDLRKGADITLRAFALAAKKVDDLSITMCGPDRGITTDDNENIKCKEWINKNIDKKIAGRIKFLGDIDHNTLNELRKIHKLQLSTSRFETFSYSIAESLAVGMPVVMANTYGLAEVVTDRENGFVAPIGDVNAFADAVVAALSDCERLARIGAAGRGLCARLLSPERIAAQTVDFYRTISG
- a CDS encoding 2OG-Fe(II) oxygenase; its protein translation is MSVLTFAGSGYSRFDKQECEREGEARAESYRTAAPFPHIVIDDFLDKSLLRNVAAHYPPIDKQQFFDRDQERFKYQFQPAAIDDPVALNLLAELNSEAFISFLEKMTGIEGLIPDPYFVGGGLHLTRKGGHLGVHADFNLHNILKLERRLNLLVYLNDDWDEAWGGSLELWDRQMKACEVRVAPDLGRAVVFSTSLDSFHGHPDPLACPDHRDRRSIATYYYTAFDAREGIVERTTNFRARPGTGDRADRAVSFRHFVNDWVPPRLQRYANRLNPFT